From Streptomyces sp. NBC_00370, a single genomic window includes:
- a CDS encoding GNAT family N-acetyltransferase yields MPELKQMHSGHAPAVLAFERANRAYFAASITDRGDDFFDQFTDRYNASLAEQETGVCAFYVLVAEDGSVLGRFNLYDLEDGTARLGYRLAEEVAGRGVATATVRELCRLATARHGLRTLRAATSHDNTASQRVLTKAGFVPVGPASPADLGGESGTWYQRDLQP; encoded by the coding sequence ATGCCCGAGCTGAAGCAGATGCATTCTGGCCACGCCCCGGCGGTTCTGGCCTTCGAGCGGGCGAACCGCGCCTACTTCGCCGCCTCGATCACCGACCGCGGCGACGACTTCTTCGACCAGTTCACCGACCGGTACAACGCCTCGCTGGCCGAGCAGGAGACCGGCGTCTGCGCCTTCTACGTGCTCGTCGCCGAGGACGGCTCGGTACTCGGCAGGTTCAACCTGTACGACCTGGAGGACGGCACGGCCAGACTCGGCTACCGCCTCGCGGAGGAAGTCGCCGGCCGGGGCGTGGCGACCGCGACCGTCCGGGAGTTGTGCCGGCTGGCGACCGCGCGGCACGGGCTGCGCACACTGCGGGCCGCCACCTCCCACGACAACACCGCGTCCCAGAGAGTCCTGACCAAGGCCGGGTTCGTCCCCGTCGGTCCTGCCTCCCCGGCCGATCTCGGCGGCGAGTCAGGCACGTGGTATCAACGCGACCTCCAGCCTTAG
- a CDS encoding serine hydrolase domain-containing protein: protein MRIAMSGTAGKTAVALAVVAASALPVGAQAAGRQQSGPTASASGTSYTAADLRRDLAAVRKAGGGDVNVVARLDAPQGVLRARYGTAGLGSKAPVPWDAQFRVASTTKTFTAVVVLQLVAEGRLSLDDTVEHWLPGVVSGNGNDGSRITVRDLLQQTSGVYDYITDPDMQDALLNHFDENRYDATPPRELVAVAMRHRPLFTPGPAGSARQWSYSNTNYLLAAMIAQKADAGGASWQELVEHRIIAPLGLRHTYIPGQNPFLPGPHVRVTIDGPGGTPLDPTEQSLQHTADSGVVSTTSDLNTFFEALAAGKLLPADLWRQMRETVPYDDLPVPPSGKQGGYGLGLREIPLTCGGVYYLHEGDGLGVYTRPAVSEDGRRAVTVSVTTTTALIDQTKVNQAVQSLTDHALCGRG, encoded by the coding sequence ATGCGCATCGCTATGTCAGGGACCGCAGGCAAGACCGCCGTCGCACTCGCCGTCGTGGCCGCGTCGGCGCTGCCCGTGGGGGCGCAGGCTGCCGGGCGTCAGCAGTCGGGGCCGACCGCGTCGGCCAGTGGCACCAGCTACACCGCCGCCGATCTGAGGCGGGATCTTGCCGCGGTCAGGAAGGCCGGGGGAGGGGACGTGAACGTCGTCGCGCGGCTGGACGCGCCGCAGGGTGTGCTGCGCGCGCGGTACGGCACGGCGGGTCTCGGATCGAAGGCGCCGGTGCCGTGGGACGCGCAGTTCCGGGTGGCGAGTACGACGAAGACGTTCACGGCGGTCGTCGTCCTCCAACTCGTCGCGGAGGGAAGGCTTTCGCTCGACGACACGGTCGAGCACTGGCTGCCGGGCGTGGTCAGCGGAAACGGCAACGACGGCTCACGCATCACCGTACGGGACCTGCTCCAGCAGACCAGCGGTGTCTACGACTACATCACCGACCCCGACATGCAGGACGCCCTCCTCAACCACTTCGACGAGAACCGCTACGACGCGACGCCGCCCCGGGAGCTGGTCGCCGTCGCGATGCGGCACCGCCCCCTGTTCACCCCGGGACCGGCGGGCTCGGCGCGGCAGTGGTCGTACTCCAACACCAACTATCTGCTCGCGGCGATGATCGCCCAGAAGGCGGACGCCGGCGGAGCCTCCTGGCAGGAGCTGGTCGAACACCGGATCATCGCCCCGCTCGGGTTGCGGCACACCTACATCCCCGGCCAGAACCCCTTCCTTCCGGGCCCGCATGTGCGGGTCACGATCGACGGCCCCGGCGGTACACCGCTCGACCCGACCGAGCAGAGCCTCCAGCACACAGCGGACTCCGGTGTCGTCAGCACCACGTCCGACCTGAACACCTTCTTCGAGGCGCTGGCGGCGGGGAAGCTGCTGCCTGCCGACCTGTGGCGGCAGATGCGCGAGACCGTCCCGTACGACGACCTGCCGGTGCCGCCGTCGGGCAAGCAGGGCGGATACGGGCTCGGTCTGCGCGAGATCCCGCTGACCTGCGGCGGGGTGTACTACCTGCACGAGGGTGACGGGCTCGGCGTGTACACCAGGCCCGCGGTGAGCGAGGACGGGCGCCGGGCCGTGACCGTGTCGGTGACCACCACCACGGCTCTGATCGACCAGACGAAGGTCAACCAGGCCGTGCAGTCACTCACCGATCACGCGCTGTGCGGCCGCGGATAG
- a CDS encoding sugar-binding domain-containing protein has translation MPHTHLAAAGHPRPQLVRDPNWRDLSGPWQFAYDDEDRGRSGRWMDPDSTEPFTATITVPYPPESEASGLRDTAFHPVLWYRRTVDVPVPAAGRRLLLHFGAVDYRADVWVNGHLVGRHEGGHTGFSCDVTDAIDHDGEQVVVVRAEDEPRDAAQPRGKQDWQQDPHIIWYHRTSGIWQPVWLEDVPDEHVTLLHWTPDVAHARVHCRLNLNRWPRRPLHLTVRLTLGDRVLAEQRTLTEGQETVFDVAVPALRHGQDLDDLLWTPEHPHLVDATVEVSDAADGAPVDHVTSYLGLRDINWSDGVFLLNHKPYFLRFALQQGYWPASHLSASADELRRDVELAKELGLNGLRIHQKIEDPRFLYWADRIGLMLWEEMPSAYAFGTPTVERTVGEWTEAVARDLSHPSIVAWVPINESWSVPNPGLVPAQRHFMDALYHLTKSLDPSRPAVSNDGWEVSAADIWGVHDYTQHAEVLRERYGHAALRRGAIVDQWPGAKRLTLDGVRHEGQPVVLSEFGGATFEPAEGAAWFGYDTVATKQEFAERLDSLVEAAVNSGFAGFCYTQFTDTEQEINGLLTADRRPKMPPAELRDILTRPRSARNSGL, from the coding sequence ATGCCCCACACCCACCTGGCAGCAGCGGGCCATCCTCGGCCGCAGCTCGTACGGGACCCGAACTGGCGCGACCTGTCGGGCCCCTGGCAGTTCGCCTACGACGACGAGGACCGCGGACGGTCCGGCCGCTGGATGGACCCGGACAGCACCGAACCCTTCACGGCGACCATCACCGTGCCCTACCCGCCCGAGTCGGAGGCGTCGGGCCTGCGCGACACCGCTTTCCATCCGGTGCTCTGGTACCGGCGTACGGTCGACGTGCCCGTACCGGCCGCGGGCCGGCGCCTCTTGCTGCACTTCGGCGCGGTCGACTACCGGGCCGACGTATGGGTGAACGGCCACCTGGTCGGCCGTCACGAAGGCGGCCACACCGGCTTCTCCTGCGACGTCACCGACGCGATCGACCACGACGGGGAGCAGGTCGTCGTGGTCCGCGCCGAGGACGAGCCGCGCGACGCGGCCCAGCCGCGTGGCAAGCAGGACTGGCAGCAGGATCCGCACATCATCTGGTACCACCGCACGTCCGGCATCTGGCAGCCGGTGTGGCTGGAGGACGTCCCGGACGAGCATGTGACGCTCCTGCACTGGACGCCCGACGTCGCCCACGCCCGCGTGCACTGCCGGCTGAACCTCAACCGATGGCCACGGCGCCCCCTGCATCTGACGGTCCGGCTCACCCTCGGCGACCGCGTACTGGCCGAGCAACGGACCCTGACCGAGGGGCAGGAGACCGTGTTCGACGTCGCTGTGCCGGCCCTGCGGCACGGACAGGATCTCGACGATCTGCTCTGGACCCCGGAGCACCCACATCTCGTGGACGCGACGGTCGAGGTCAGTGACGCGGCCGACGGCGCGCCCGTCGACCACGTCACCTCGTACCTCGGTCTGCGCGACATCAACTGGAGCGACGGCGTCTTCCTGCTCAACCACAAGCCGTACTTCCTGCGGTTCGCGCTGCAACAGGGCTACTGGCCCGCTTCGCACCTGTCGGCGTCGGCCGACGAGCTGCGCCGCGACGTCGAACTGGCCAAGGAACTCGGCCTCAACGGGCTGCGCATCCACCAGAAGATCGAAGATCCGCGCTTCCTCTACTGGGCCGACCGGATCGGGTTGATGCTGTGGGAAGAGATGCCCTCCGCGTACGCCTTCGGCACACCGACCGTCGAGCGGACGGTCGGTGAATGGACCGAAGCCGTCGCACGCGACCTCAGTCACCCCTCGATCGTCGCGTGGGTGCCGATCAACGAGTCCTGGTCCGTCCCGAACCCCGGACTCGTCCCGGCGCAGCGGCACTTCATGGACGCCCTGTACCACCTCACCAAGTCCCTGGACCCGTCGCGCCCTGCCGTCTCCAACGACGGCTGGGAGGTGTCTGCCGCCGATATCTGGGGTGTGCACGACTACACCCAGCACGCGGAGGTGCTGCGGGAGCGGTACGGACACGCCGCGTTGCGGCGGGGCGCGATAGTCGACCAGTGGCCGGGCGCGAAGCGCCTCACGCTGGACGGCGTACGGCACGAAGGACAGCCGGTCGTCCTCAGCGAGTTCGGCGGGGCCACGTTCGAACCGGCCGAGGGCGCCGCGTGGTTCGGCTACGACACCGTCGCCACGAAGCAGGAGTTCGCCGAGCGGCTGGATTCCCTGGTGGAGGCTGCGGTGAACTCCGGTTTCGCCGGCTTCTGTTACACCCAGTTCACCGACACCGAGCAGGAGATCAACGGCCTGTTGACTGCGGACCGCCGGCCGAAGATGCCGCCCGCCGAACTGCGCGACATCCTCACCCGCCCCCGGTCGGCGCGCAATTCGGGACTCTGA
- a CDS encoding carbohydrate ABC transporter permease — protein sequence MNIAMKRWLPHTIAVVGLLLLLYPLAWLLATSLKPADEVVTSLDLWPKHLEWSNYTTALDGVSGISVTRLLGNTLLIAGGAVVGNVLSCSLAAYAFARLRFRMSKVMFGFMVATLMLPHHVVLIPQYIIFNRLGMVDTYWPLILPKFLATEAFFVFLIVQFMRGLPRELDESARIDGCGPFRTYWSITLPLSRPALITTAIFTFIWTWNDFFTQMIYLFAPEKFTITLALRSFVDQSSTSAYGPMFAMSVISVLPIVLFFFVFQRYLVQGLATSGLKG from the coding sequence ATGAACATCGCCATGAAGCGGTGGCTGCCGCACACGATCGCGGTCGTGGGTCTGCTCCTGCTGCTCTACCCGCTGGCCTGGCTGCTGGCCACGTCGCTCAAACCGGCCGACGAGGTGGTGACCAGCCTCGACCTGTGGCCCAAGCACCTGGAGTGGTCCAACTACACGACGGCCCTCGACGGTGTGTCCGGCATCTCCGTCACCCGACTGCTCGGCAACACCCTGCTGATCGCGGGCGGCGCCGTCGTCGGCAACGTCCTGTCCTGCTCGCTGGCCGCCTACGCCTTCGCCCGGCTGCGCTTCCGCATGAGCAAGGTGATGTTCGGGTTCATGGTGGCGACGCTGATGCTGCCGCACCACGTCGTACTGATCCCGCAGTACATCATCTTCAACCGGCTCGGCATGGTGGACACCTACTGGCCGCTGATCCTGCCGAAGTTCCTGGCCACCGAGGCGTTCTTCGTCTTCCTGATCGTGCAGTTCATGCGCGGGCTGCCACGCGAGCTGGACGAGTCGGCCCGTATCGACGGCTGCGGCCCCTTCCGCACGTACTGGTCGATCACCCTGCCGCTGAGCCGGCCCGCGCTGATCACCACCGCCATCTTCACGTTCATCTGGACGTGGAACGACTTCTTCACACAGATGATCTACCTGTTCGCACCGGAGAAGTTCACCATCACCCTCGCCCTGCGCAGCTTCGTCGACCAGTCCAGCACCTCCGCCTACGGACCCATGTTCGCGATGTCGGTGATCTCCGTGCTGCCGATCGTGCTGTTCTTCTTCGTGTTCCAGCGCTATCTGGTGCAGGGCCTTGCCACCTCCGGACTGAAGGGCTGA
- a CDS encoding carbohydrate ABC transporter permease, translating to MSTVSTKAAVRPGPTTERQAPAGRRRTRRERQWPAYVFLSPWMIGAVVLTLVPMAVSLYLSFTDYNLLDPPRWVGLRNYTDMLTNDPRYWRSVGTTLLYVVIAVPLKLAFALGVAVLLKNLNRGRAFYRSAFYAPSLLGASMSIALVWRALFNDGGSVTNVLDKVGIHTGSWIGSPHLAVYAVVLLTVWQFGAPMVIFLAGLQQISPDLYEAAALDGAGRWRQFVSITVPMLSPVVFFNLVLETIQSFQVFTPAFVISGGDGGPADSTLFYTLYLYERGFTASHMGYAAAMAWLLLIAIGVVTLILFRTSRSWVFYADEEGR from the coding sequence ATGAGCACTGTGTCGACCAAGGCCGCCGTACGGCCGGGCCCGACGACGGAGCGGCAGGCCCCGGCCGGGCGACGCCGCACGAGGCGCGAACGGCAGTGGCCCGCCTACGTGTTCCTCTCGCCGTGGATGATCGGCGCCGTCGTACTGACCCTGGTGCCGATGGCCGTCTCCCTCTACCTGTCGTTCACGGACTACAACCTCCTCGACCCGCCACGGTGGGTGGGGCTGCGCAACTACACCGACATGCTCACCAACGACCCGCGCTACTGGCGGTCGGTGGGGACGACGCTGCTGTACGTCGTGATCGCCGTCCCGCTGAAGCTGGCCTTCGCGCTCGGTGTGGCGGTGCTGCTGAAGAACCTCAACCGCGGCCGGGCCTTCTACCGTTCGGCGTTCTACGCGCCGTCCCTGCTCGGTGCGAGCATGTCCATCGCGCTGGTGTGGCGCGCGCTGTTCAACGACGGCGGCTCGGTCACCAACGTCCTGGACAAGGTCGGCATCCACACCGGCAGTTGGATCGGCAGCCCGCACCTCGCGGTGTACGCGGTCGTGCTGCTCACGGTGTGGCAGTTCGGCGCACCCATGGTGATCTTCCTGGCCGGGCTGCAGCAGATCTCCCCCGACCTCTACGAGGCCGCGGCGCTCGACGGCGCGGGCCGCTGGCGGCAGTTCGTGTCCATCACCGTGCCGATGCTCTCCCCTGTCGTCTTCTTCAACCTGGTGCTGGAGACCATCCAGTCGTTCCAGGTGTTCACCCCCGCGTTCGTCATCAGCGGCGGTGACGGCGGGCCCGCGGACTCCACGCTGTTCTACACGCTCTACCTGTACGAGCGCGGCTTCACCGCCTCGCACATGGGCTACGCGGCGGCGATGGCCTGGCTGCTGCTGATCGCCATCGGTGTGGTCACCCTGATCCTGTTCCGGACGTCCCGGTCCTGGGTCTTCTACGCGGACGAGGAGGGACGATGA
- a CDS encoding ABC transporter substrate-binding protein — MPEPRSGRRRLPRRRAVLAAAVVGLSTALTATLSACSAESGTASQGVTLTFTWWGNDDRAARTDEAVRLFEKEHPGVTVRTSNADFGSYLQKLATQAAGGDIPDVAQLDYRQISQYAGGGALMSLGKDIANKTIRTDEMDDELVRTGTYEGKQYALPMGRGITGYAYDSALYKKAGVPAPNPSWTWEDWADANKKIADLGLKAPDGVPVTGSNNGGDNEDVFEDWLRGRGKQLYDGQQRLGFTENDLTEFWTFLNKLRKEGAIATASDTAQADSTETSPLGRGHGAADYTWDATFPGYTTLLGDRIRFGPVPTTAGRPGQYFKPTMLIGVGAHTEHPKEAAELVDFLLNDRRAGDIMGFTRSTPPNRVIADRVAKTLKGPEHEIYQYSQMMESYGLDAPPSAPPRGDIAIQTAFKREYQRVIFELSTPREAARELINEAKRELTS; from the coding sequence ATGCCCGAGCCCCGAAGCGGGCGGCGCCGACTCCCACGCCGCCGGGCCGTACTGGCCGCGGCCGTCGTCGGTCTCAGCACGGCCCTGACGGCCACGCTCTCCGCGTGTTCCGCCGAGAGCGGTACGGCGTCCCAAGGAGTGACCCTCACCTTCACCTGGTGGGGCAACGACGACCGTGCCGCGCGCACCGACGAGGCCGTGCGGCTCTTCGAGAAGGAGCACCCCGGCGTCACCGTCCGCACCTCGAACGCGGACTTCGGCTCGTACCTCCAGAAGCTGGCCACCCAGGCGGCCGGCGGCGATATACCCGACGTGGCGCAGCTCGACTACCGGCAGATCTCGCAGTACGCGGGCGGCGGCGCGCTCATGTCGCTCGGCAAGGACATCGCGAACAAGACGATCCGCACGGACGAGATGGACGACGAACTCGTCCGCACGGGGACGTACGAAGGCAAGCAGTACGCCCTGCCGATGGGCCGGGGCATCACCGGGTACGCGTACGACTCCGCCCTCTACAAGAAGGCCGGCGTCCCGGCACCGAATCCGAGCTGGACGTGGGAGGACTGGGCCGACGCCAACAAGAAGATCGCCGACCTCGGCCTGAAGGCGCCGGACGGAGTCCCCGTCACGGGCTCCAACAACGGCGGTGACAACGAGGACGTGTTCGAGGACTGGCTGCGCGGCCGGGGCAAGCAGCTCTACGACGGCCAGCAGAGGCTCGGGTTCACCGAGAACGACCTCACCGAGTTCTGGACCTTCCTCAACAAGCTGCGCAAGGAAGGCGCCATCGCGACGGCCAGTGACACCGCGCAGGCCGACAGCACCGAGACCAGTCCGCTGGGCCGTGGGCACGGCGCCGCCGACTACACCTGGGACGCGACGTTCCCCGGTTACACCACGCTGCTCGGCGACCGTATCCGCTTCGGTCCCGTGCCGACGACCGCGGGCCGCCCGGGGCAGTACTTCAAACCCACCATGCTCATCGGCGTCGGGGCGCACACCGAACACCCCAAGGAAGCGGCGGAGTTGGTCGACTTCCTGCTCAACGACCGGCGGGCGGGCGACATCATGGGCTTCACCCGGTCCACCCCGCCCAACCGGGTGATCGCCGACCGCGTCGCCAAGACCCTCAAGGGCCCTGAGCACGAGATCTACCAGTACTCGCAAATGATGGAGTCCTACGGCCTCGACGCGCCGCCCAGCGCACCGCCACGGGGCGACATCGCGATCCAGACCGCCTTCAAACGCGAGTACCAGCGGGTGATCTTCGAGCTGTCCACCCCACGGGAAGCGGCGCGCGAACTGATCAACGAGGCCAAGCGGGAGCTGACGTCATGA
- a CDS encoding cupin domain-containing protein — MVSATYDGFPGAVGVSRLSVYDWPTADGRPGGGTPHLHLTCSEGYVVTAGRGAVQTLTVSGFRETPLEPGTVAWFTPGTIHRLINEGGLDITVVMQNNGLPEAGDAVLTLPQDLLADREVYTDAVRIPADVPEAEQVAVARARRDLAVRRFLELREATEAGDPKPLAEFQRAAGELVRPLLDAWEQRWKDGAHAAASATQAQLGALRAQDVRHLAEATVTATGPTARGRFGMCGRLDVYAGI, encoded by the coding sequence ATGGTGAGCGCGACGTACGACGGCTTTCCCGGGGCGGTCGGCGTGTCCCGGCTGAGCGTGTACGACTGGCCCACCGCCGACGGCCGTCCCGGCGGAGGCACCCCGCATCTGCACCTCACCTGCAGCGAGGGGTACGTCGTGACGGCGGGCCGGGGAGCCGTGCAGACCCTCACCGTCTCCGGCTTCCGCGAGACGCCCCTGGAGCCGGGCACGGTGGCCTGGTTCACCCCGGGCACGATCCACCGGCTCATCAACGAGGGCGGTCTTGACATCACCGTCGTGATGCAGAACAACGGACTGCCGGAGGCGGGGGACGCGGTGCTGACGCTGCCGCAGGATCTGCTCGCCGATCGCGAGGTGTACACGGACGCGGTGCGTATCCCCGCCGACGTCCCCGAGGCCGAGCAGGTGGCGGTCGCACGCGCCCGCCGCGACCTCGCGGTCCGGCGCTTCCTCGAACTGCGCGAGGCCACCGAAGCCGGCGACCCGAAGCCGCTGGCGGAGTTCCAGCGGGCGGCGGGCGAGCTGGTGCGGCCCCTGCTCGACGCGTGGGAGCAGCGCTGGAAGGACGGCGCACACGCGGCCGCGTCGGCGACGCAGGCCCAACTCGGCGCGCTGCGCGCTCAGGACGTACGGCATCTGGCCGAGGCCACGGTCACCGCGACCGGACCCACCGCACGGGGGCGGTTCGGCATGTGCGGCCGGCTCGACGTCTACGCCGGCATCTGA
- a CDS encoding PmoA family protein, whose amino-acid sequence MTLALTHAHGDRITVAHEATGTELFTYVYRPEAAWEAPKPYLHPIRTLSGGLVTDYRPNDHRWHKGLQLTASHLSGQNLWGGNTYVHGEGYLELPERVGSMAHVAFDEVSATGAGAVIAERLTWHPYDGELWAEEQRRIEVRDVDQRAGSWSFTWTSAVTNRRTEPLRFGSPTTHGRPAAGYTGLFWRGPRAFRDGQVFTAEAEAGDLMGSQATWLAYVGEHDGRDGHATLVFEHAPANDHAGGNGTHPAHWFVRSDPFAAVAPSWAFHEELVLAPGDTLTRSYRVLVADGAWDRGQVAAHLEAHAW is encoded by the coding sequence GGAGGCCGCGTGGGAGGCACCCAAGCCGTACCTCCATCCGATCCGGACCCTGTCCGGCGGGCTGGTCACCGACTACCGCCCCAACGACCACCGCTGGCACAAGGGGCTGCAGCTGACCGCTTCCCATCTGTCGGGCCAGAACCTGTGGGGCGGCAACACCTATGTGCACGGCGAGGGGTATCTCGAACTGCCCGAGCGGGTCGGCTCGATGGCTCATGTGGCCTTCGACGAAGTCTCGGCCACGGGCGCCGGCGCCGTCATCGCCGAGCGCCTGACCTGGCACCCGTACGACGGGGAGCTGTGGGCCGAGGAGCAGCGCCGCATCGAGGTGCGCGACGTCGATCAGCGGGCCGGCAGCTGGTCGTTCACCTGGACGTCGGCCGTGACCAACCGGCGTACGGAACCGCTGCGGTTCGGCAGCCCCACCACCCACGGCCGGCCGGCCGCCGGATACACCGGTCTGTTCTGGCGCGGCCCGCGCGCCTTCCGCGACGGCCAGGTCTTCACCGCCGAGGCGGAGGCCGGGGACCTGATGGGCAGTCAGGCGACCTGGCTGGCCTACGTCGGTGAGCACGACGGCCGCGACGGCCATGCCACGCTCGTCTTCGAGCACGCCCCGGCCAACGACCACGCGGGCGGTAACGGAACGCACCCGGCGCACTGGTTCGTGCGCAGTGACCCGTTCGCCGCTGTCGCACCGTCCTGGGCGTTCCACGAGGAGCTGGTCCTCGCCCCCGGCGACACACTCACCCGGAGCTATCGCGTCCTCGTCGCCGACGGCGCCTGGGACCGCGGTCAGGTCGCCGCGCATCTGGAGGCACACGCATGGTGA